The Arachis hypogaea cultivar Tifrunner chromosome 19, arahy.Tifrunner.gnm2.J5K5, whole genome shotgun sequence genome has a window encoding:
- the LOC112778324 gene encoding uncharacterized protein has product MFIAGNMQLDARGVSVLPSDKISDIGEASREIWMTKQKAIGRRYTMIERSHTIRFLGCCKHYRVVVPEQYVSSKPYRTMMDTLWCASVAYLMYSGPSLPAEVFKHCKPFVSVDSTHLYGKYSGVLLIAVIQDGNNNILPIAFAIVESDSTKSWSFFFTNLRRHVTQ; this is encoded by the exons ATGTTCATTGCCGGCAATATGCAGCTGGATGCCCGTGGAGTCTCCGTGTTGCCCTCCGACAAAATTTCAGATATTGGTGAGGCATCG AGAGAGATCTGGATGACGAAGCAAAAGGCAATTGGGCGCAGATATACGATGATAGAGAGAAGTCATACAATAAGGTTTCTAGGTTGCTGCAAGCACTACAGAGTTGTTGTCCCGGAACAATATGTAAGTTCAAAGCCGTACCGTACTATGATGGACACCTTATGGTGCGCGAGTGTAGCATATTTGATGTATTCTGGGCCTTCCCTGCCTGCGGAGGtattcaagcattgcaagccatTCGTCTCTGTTGACAGCACGCATCTGTATGGCAAATACAGTGGTGTTTTGCTTATTGCAGTGATACAAGACGGTAACAACAACATTCTTCCTATTGCTTTTGCAATTGTCGAGTCTGATAGTACCAAATCCTGGTCTTTCTTTTTTACTAATTTGAGACGACATGTGACCCAATAG